One Bacteroidota bacterium genomic window carries:
- a CDS encoding DUF438 domain-containing protein codes for MSEFTNTKEKRLSKLIEVSELILKTGNASSFIKENKDFIPTVIPTDFITLFDEIIKQGYKMDDIKVLSNKVLNIFYIPIRDFVIVEPIPDSFLGVLQQNNLEMELLLKKIRPVFKAFVKDIHNHDLQKQLNVLFCELEVFSKHYTIKENVLFPVIEETWPDYRCIQIMWSFHDDIRRNIKNVLAQLQIEEIDLKTFNKCVGDIFFNMLAIKFREERILFPYILSSVSEKQLERMNRESFELGFPYIQPRLNSSKNETVVFDGNEVNLGTGKVSIEQIKLIFNHLPVDITFVDENNKVCYFSNPPKRIFPRTTSIIGREVSNCHPPESVHVVQQIVDSFRRGEKDQADFWIQMRGEFILIQYFAVRDENRNYKGVMEVSQEISGIKALAGEKRLLDW; via the coding sequence ATGTCGGAATTTACAAATACAAAAGAGAAAAGACTATCTAAGTTAATTGAGGTTTCGGAACTGATATTGAAAACAGGCAATGCCAGCTCATTTATAAAAGAAAACAAAGACTTTATACCAACTGTAATCCCTACGGATTTTATTACCCTCTTTGATGAAATCATCAAACAGGGGTACAAGATGGATGATATTAAAGTCTTATCAAATAAAGTCTTGAATATCTTTTATATTCCGATTAGGGATTTTGTAATAGTTGAACCCATACCGGATTCATTTCTGGGAGTACTCCAGCAAAATAACCTTGAAATGGAATTGTTGCTGAAAAAAATCCGTCCGGTATTTAAAGCCTTTGTAAAAGACATTCATAACCATGATTTGCAAAAGCAACTCAATGTACTCTTTTGCGAACTTGAAGTGTTCTCAAAACATTACACCATTAAAGAAAATGTTCTTTTCCCTGTTATCGAAGAAACATGGCCCGACTATCGTTGTATACAAATTATGTGGTCGTTTCATGATGATATTCGCAGAAATATAAAAAATGTTCTGGCTCAATTACAAATAGAAGAAATTGACCTTAAAACATTCAATAAATGTGTTGGTGATATCTTTTTCAATATGCTGGCCATAAAATTTAGGGAAGAAAGAATTCTATTCCCCTACATTCTCTCCTCTGTTAGCGAAAAGCAATTGGAAAGAATGAACCGTGAGAGCTTTGAACTTGGGTTCCCTTATATTCAGCCCAGATTAAATTCCTCAAAAAATGAAACAGTAGTTTTTGATGGAAATGAAGTAAACCTTGGAACAGGCAAAGTAAGTATAGAACAAATTAAACTTATTTTTAACCACCTTCCGGTTGACATTACTTTTGTAGATGAGAACAATAAAGTTTGCTATTTCTCCAATCCGCCAAAACGTATTTTTCCTCGTACCACATCTATTATTGGTCGAGAAGTAAGTAATTGCCATCCACCTGAAAGTGTTCATGTTGTTCAACAAATTGTAGATTCCTTTCGAAGAGGAGAAAAAGACCAGGCAGATTTTTGGATTCAAATGAGAGGGGAATTTATTTTAATTCAATATTTCGCTGTTCGTGATGAAAACAGAAACTACAAAGGTGTAATGGAGGTTTCTCAGGAGATTTCAGGAATTAAGGCTTTGGCAGGAGAAAAAAGATTGTTGGATTGGTAA
- a CDS encoding DUF1858 domain-containing protein codes for MEKLIITPKTKIFDLLEAYPQLEDVLISHAPEFKKLKNPILRKTIARVASISQAAVIGGLNVEELVNKLRAEVGQDNIHSLDESGNKYTTVCPDWFKKELIVKTIDIREMLNRDEQPVHEVLAAAKNLQENEILKIIAPFIPAPLLDKSLSLDYKHWLDKKGDEEYWVFFKA; via the coding sequence ATGGAAAAACTCATTATAACACCTAAAACAAAGATATTCGACCTACTTGAAGCATATCCCCAGCTTGAAGATGTACTCATAAGCCATGCCCCGGAATTTAAAAAGTTAAAGAACCCGATACTGCGTAAAACCATCGCCAGGGTAGCCAGTATAAGCCAGGCTGCTGTTATTGGCGGATTAAACGTAGAAGAATTGGTAAATAAGCTTAGGGCGGAAGTCGGACAGGATAACATTCATTCCCTCGACGAAAGTGGAAACAAGTATACAACAGTTTGTCCCGATTGGTTTAAAAAGGAATTAATTGTAAAAACAATTGACATCCGCGAAATGCTCAATCGCGACGAACAGCCTGTACATGAAGTTTTAGCTGCCGCCAAAAACTTACAGGAAAATGAAATACTTAAAATTATTGCCCCATTTATTCCGGCACCTCTGCTCGACAAATCGCTTAGCTTAGACTATAAACATTGGCTCGATAAAAAAGGAGATGAAGAATATTGGGTGTTTTTTAAAGCTTAA
- a CDS encoding DUF438 domain-containing protein, giving the protein MSELINNSKYRKEKLKELILKLHEGENPAQVRAELVSTLQHIPYGEVVEVEQELIQSGLPESEVLRLCDIHGEVLDGHIDQSGAQTIPEGHPVDVFKQENNELRKMVEKTNQLLAILYSVSDETFKEHSLKVLACFNELMDVDKHYKRKEYLLFPYLEKNEITGPPKVMWGKHDEIREQLKGCIEIIRAEGLKKSDLEDAQELLFVPVLRALADMTKKEEDILFPMSMDVLSLEDWWQIHKQTLEFGFTLYDPKVDWKPEGLSAGSYENNGVVNENGTIQLPSGSFTASEIMAILNTIPVDMTFVDKDDKVKYFTQGSERIFARSRSIINRDVRLCHPPGSVHIIEKILEDFKSGKASHAPFWIQMHGKFVHIEYFALRDENGEYLGTLEFSQELTNLRKLEGEQRILSYTEKK; this is encoded by the coding sequence ATGAGCGAACTCATCAACAACTCGAAATACAGGAAAGAAAAGCTGAAAGAACTTATCCTGAAACTCCATGAAGGGGAAAACCCGGCCCAGGTACGCGCCGAACTGGTAAGTACACTTCAGCATATACCCTACGGCGAAGTGGTAGAAGTAGAGCAGGAACTTATCCAATCCGGACTACCCGAAAGCGAAGTGTTACGACTTTGTGATATTCATGGCGAAGTGCTGGATGGCCACATTGATCAAAGCGGGGCACAAACTATTCCCGAAGGTCACCCGGTAGATGTTTTCAAACAGGAAAACAATGAGCTAAGAAAGATGGTGGAGAAAACAAATCAATTGTTGGCTATCCTGTATTCGGTTTCCGATGAAACATTCAAAGAACATTCATTAAAAGTACTTGCCTGCTTCAACGAACTGATGGATGTCGACAAGCATTACAAACGCAAGGAATATCTTTTGTTTCCCTATCTTGAAAAAAACGAAATTACAGGCCCGCCCAAAGTAATGTGGGGCAAACACGACGAAATTCGCGAACAGCTTAAGGGTTGTATCGAAATTATACGTGCCGAAGGATTAAAAAAATCCGACCTCGAAGATGCACAAGAACTATTGTTCGTTCCGGTATTGAGGGCATTGGCCGATATGACCAAAAAGGAAGAAGATATTCTTTTCCCCATGAGCATGGATGTGCTTAGTCTCGAAGACTGGTGGCAGATTCATAAACAAACGCTCGAATTTGGTTTTACACTCTACGACCCGAAAGTCGATTGGAAACCCGAAGGTTTATCGGCCGGAAGTTATGAAAACAATGGCGTAGTAAACGAAAATGGTACCATTCAACTGCCATCTGGCAGTTTTACTGCCAGTGAAATTATGGCCATTTTAAATACCATTCCGGTGGATATGACTTTTGTCGATAAAGACGATAAAGTGAAATATTTTACCCAGGGGAGCGAACGCATTTTTGCCCGCAGCCGCTCCATCATAAACCGCGATGTTCGCCTGTGTCACCCTCCGGGAAGTGTACACATTATCGAAAAAATTCTGGAAGATTTTAAATCGGGAAAAGCTTCGCATGCCCCATTCTGGATTCAGATGCATGGCAAGTTTGTACATATCGAATATTTTGCCCTGCGCGACGAAAACGGAGAATACCTTGGCACACTTGAATTTTCGCAGGAATTAACAAACCTACGCAAGCTGGAAGGGGAGCAGCGAATTCTTTCATATACAGAAAAAAAATAA
- a CDS encoding cupin domain-containing protein — protein MISRSYKTEEPKENPHKVDVKQLYNKESAQVMHITLQPGESLLPHKTPVDVSFYILEGTPTVKVGEESEVFEKDTLIESPADIVHYLSNEGDKQSRILVIKAPRPTKQTKLL, from the coding sequence ATGATATCACGAAGCTATAAAACAGAAGAACCAAAAGAAAACCCGCATAAGGTAGATGTAAAACAGTTATACAATAAGGAATCGGCACAAGTAATGCATATTACTTTGCAACCTGGTGAATCCTTACTGCCACACAAAACGCCTGTTGATGTATCGTTTTATATTCTGGAAGGAACGCCAACCGTAAAAGTAGGTGAAGAATCAGAGGTGTTTGAGAAAGATACCTTAATTGAAAGCCCTGCTGATATTGTTCATTATCTAAGTAACGAGGGAGATAAGCAATCACGAATATTAGTTATTAAAGCACCAAGGCCAACAAAACAAACGAAGCTATTATAA
- a CDS encoding PepSY domain-containing protein, translating to MGDSASKWAKLYKKLHKWPGLIIAMLLLYYAVTGIFMNHREYFSGIDVSRNFLPANYKYHNWNNSAIKGNLILNNDSILVYGNIGVWLTDSNFKNYSSFNSGLPEGSDNRKVFDLHSSKEGNVYAATQFGLFAFDKKNSQWNKFNLDVDIKRFVAIESVGDTLYVLNRSFLFKGKSAGINTQFKKIELQQPLDYKNKVSLFETIWQIHSGEIFGMPGKLFVDALGVISIFLSLTGITYFFFPGWIKRRKNSSKPVTPLVKANRWTLKWHNKTGAWLFVCLIFLFFTGMFLRPPLLIAIAYLKVNPIKYSHLDQPNPWYDKLRDLKYDDTRNSFLLATSEGMYSMDKDELAPKVFQIQPPVSVMGINVLEPFYEGAYIVGSFSGLFLWHPAHPEIYNYAQGKIHTDNTTGKPIGEFKVTGLITDFDGQQYMIDYDKGAIPLYHQKKYPEMPQNILEESKMSLWNLSLEIHTGRFFHFLLGDLYILLVPLSGLVAIVVVLSGYLLWRKKFRKPKTY from the coding sequence ATGGGGGATTCAGCTAGTAAGTGGGCCAAACTGTATAAGAAACTACATAAATGGCCGGGACTCATTATTGCAATGTTGCTTCTTTATTATGCCGTAACGGGTATTTTTATGAATCACCGGGAGTACTTCTCGGGAATTGACGTTTCCAGAAATTTTCTTCCCGCCAATTATAAATATCACAATTGGAACAATAGTGCCATTAAGGGAAATCTCATCCTCAATAACGACAGTATATTGGTTTATGGCAATATTGGTGTTTGGTTAACGGATTCTAACTTTAAAAATTACAGTTCCTTCAATTCAGGTTTGCCTGAAGGGAGCGATAACAGAAAGGTTTTTGACCTTCACTCATCAAAAGAAGGGAATGTATATGCAGCTACACAATTCGGTTTGTTTGCTTTTGACAAGAAAAATAGTCAATGGAACAAATTTAACCTGGATGTTGACATAAAACGCTTTGTGGCTATTGAAAGTGTCGGAGATACACTCTATGTATTAAACCGCTCATTTTTGTTTAAAGGAAAATCAGCAGGAATTAATACTCAATTTAAGAAAATTGAATTACAACAACCACTTGATTACAAAAATAAAGTTTCGCTATTTGAAACTATTTGGCAAATACATTCAGGTGAGATTTTTGGAATGCCCGGAAAGCTATTTGTCGATGCCTTAGGTGTGATAAGCATTTTCTTATCCCTGACCGGAATTACTTACTTCTTTTTTCCAGGCTGGATAAAACGTAGAAAGAATAGTTCGAAACCAGTCACACCCCTTGTAAAAGCTAACCGATGGACTTTAAAATGGCACAATAAAACAGGTGCCTGGTTATTTGTCTGTCTGATTTTTTTATTTTTTACTGGAATGTTTTTACGTCCTCCGTTGTTAATTGCCATAGCCTATTTAAAAGTAAATCCCATAAAATATTCTCATCTCGACCAGCCAAATCCCTGGTACGATAAACTGAGGGATCTAAAATATGATGATACCCGAAATAGCTTTCTTTTGGCAACCTCAGAAGGGATGTATTCTATGGATAAGGATGAGCTTGCTCCCAAAGTTTTTCAGATTCAGCCTCCGGTAAGTGTTATGGGAATAAACGTGCTGGAACCATTCTATGAAGGAGCATATATTGTAGGTTCGTTCAGTGGTTTATTTTTATGGCATCCGGCTCATCCTGAAATTTATAATTATGCCCAGGGGAAAATACATACAGATAATACAACAGGCAAACCAATTGGCGAATTTAAGGTTACAGGATTGATAACTGATTTTGACGGACAGCAATACATGATCGACTACGACAAAGGAGCAATTCCTTTGTATCACCAGAAGAAGTATCCTGAAATGCCGCAAAATATTCTTGAAGAATCAAAAATGTCACTTTGGAACTTATCCCTCGAAATCCATACCGGACGTTTCTTTCATTTTCTTCTTGGAGATTTATATATTCTCCTGGTTCCCTTATCAGGATTGGTAGCTATTGTAGTTGTTTTGAGTGGATATTTACTTTGGAGGAAGAAATTCAGGAAACCTAAAACTTATTAA
- a CDS encoding DUF2024 family protein: protein MKVAVWDTYVQRVDGKKMHFDIIVPEEIKDAGIIYQFGEEYLKGKMVQSEKITSKECEFCHVENANINVINDIEFKGYHIVEMENCD, encoded by the coding sequence ATGAAAGTAGCAGTTTGGGATACTTATGTGCAGCGTGTAGATGGAAAGAAGATGCACTTTGATATAATCGTACCGGAGGAGATAAAAGATGCAGGTATTATTTATCAGTTTGGGGAAGAATACCTGAAAGGGAAAATGGTTCAATCTGAAAAAATAACTTCTAAAGAGTGTGAATTCTGCCATGTTGAGAATGCAAATATTAATGTAATTAACGATATAGAATTCAAAGGTTATCACATCGTTGAAATGGAGAATTGTGATTAA
- a CDS encoding hemerythrin domain-containing protein: MKNITQILSDEHQTILKVIDAALQECEAIEKGKAIEAGFFQKVIDFIKNYADKFHHAKEEDILFKAMLENIEHLHCNPIPVMLHEHDEGREYVKGMELGLANSDTGQILENARGYCYLLQQHIYKEDNVLYPMAEEALSDEQKDAVNQKYQKVELKLKSEMDFDSFKFAFN; encoded by the coding sequence ATGAAAAATATAACTCAAATTTTATCAGACGAACATCAAACTATTTTGAAAGTCATTGATGCTGCCTTACAGGAATGTGAAGCCATTGAAAAAGGAAAAGCCATAGAAGCCGGGTTCTTTCAGAAAGTAATTGACTTCATTAAAAACTATGCCGACAAATTTCATCATGCCAAAGAAGAAGACATTTTATTTAAAGCTATGCTGGAAAATATTGAGCATTTGCACTGCAACCCGATTCCGGTTATGTTGCATGAACATGATGAAGGGCGGGAGTATGTTAAAGGGATGGAACTTGGTTTAGCCAATTCTGACACAGGGCAGATACTTGAAAATGCAAGAGGATATTGCTACTTGCTGCAACAGCATATATACAAAGAAGATAATGTGCTATACCCCATGGCAGAAGAGGCTTTAAGCGATGAGCAAAAGGATGCAGTGAATCAAAAATATCAAAAGGTTGAGTTAAAATTAAAATCTGAGATGGATTTTGATTCCTTTAAATTTGCATTTAATTAG
- a CDS encoding Rrf2 family transcriptional regulator: MLSKSTEYAIRALVFVQLQIWEQKRPGVGEIAREIEAPEAYTAKILQILTKNKLLESMKGRGGGFFFSDNQSNLTLFDVILVVEGDAFFHKCGFGLKQCNNNNPCPLHEKYKGVRDNFFEIVKTETIQSLSETIKQGDAVLNRILNYDSR, from the coding sequence ATGTTATCTAAAAGTACAGAATATGCCATTAGAGCTTTGGTTTTTGTGCAATTGCAAATTTGGGAACAAAAAAGGCCGGGCGTAGGAGAAATTGCCAGAGAAATTGAAGCACCGGAAGCATATACCGCAAAAATACTTCAAATACTCACAAAGAATAAGCTATTGGAATCGATGAAAGGCCGCGGAGGTGGATTCTTTTTCAGCGATAACCAATCAAATCTGACTTTATTTGATGTGATACTTGTGGTAGAAGGGGATGCATTTTTTCATAAATGTGGTTTTGGGTTGAAACAATGCAATAACAATAATCCCTGCCCACTGCATGAAAAATATAAAGGTGTTCGGGATAATTTCTTTGAGATAGTAAAAACAGAAACTATTCAATCTTTATCTGAAACGATAAAACAAGGTGATGCAGTTTTAAACAGAATACTAAATTATGATTCACGATGA
- the ric gene encoding iron-sulfur cluster repair di-iron protein, translating to MNINIRTSVGDIVKANFKTAQIFERNKIDFCCGGGISLDEACKKSGTNVEQLIPELEATIQLTDPDSRYIDELELNELCDYIEKRHHSYVNENIPFLQQKMQKLCDVHGDNHNELYEIKALFDGAAENLSAHMKKEELILFPYIRKMVKFQKEGKTAKDELGVAVKTINTMHEEHLTEGERFEKISQLTSSYTCPPDGCGTYRVTFQTLKEFENDLHRHIHLENNILFKKALLLESDLIK from the coding sequence ATGAATATCAATATAAGAACCAGTGTAGGAGACATCGTGAAAGCCAACTTCAAAACAGCCCAAATTTTTGAAAGAAATAAGATTGATTTTTGTTGTGGAGGAGGTATAAGTCTTGATGAAGCCTGCAAAAAGAGCGGAACCAATGTTGAACAGTTAATCCCTGAATTAGAAGCTACAATTCAATTAACCGACCCGGATTCGAGGTATATTGATGAACTAGAACTTAATGAACTTTGCGATTACATTGAGAAACGACATCACTCTTATGTGAATGAAAACATCCCGTTTCTTCAACAAAAAATGCAAAAGTTATGTGATGTTCACGGAGACAATCATAATGAACTTTATGAAATTAAGGCATTGTTTGATGGTGCAGCCGAAAATCTTAGCGCGCACATGAAGAAAGAGGAATTAATTCTATTTCCATATATCAGAAAAATGGTAAAATTTCAGAAAGAAGGTAAAACTGCAAAAGATGAATTGGGTGTTGCTGTGAAAACTATAAACACCATGCATGAAGAGCATCTAACTGAAGGTGAGCGCTTTGAAAAAATATCACAATTAACATCTTCCTATACATGTCCGCCCGATGGCTGTGGTACTTACCGGGTGACCTTTCAAACCTTAAAAGAATTTGAAAACGACCTGCACCGGCACATTCATTTAGAAAACAATATTCTGTTTAAGAAAGCTTTACTTTTGGAAAGTGATTTAATAAAATAA
- a CDS encoding nitric-oxide reductase large subunit, whose protein sequence is MNTRKLWIGFILVMVISFGILGYYGREIYREAPPIPEKVVDSEGNLLFTGQNIKDGQNIWQSIGGQEVGTVWGHGAYQAPDWTADWLHREAVYILERFAQLEFAMEYNKLDEEKQAMLQIRLQKEMRTNTYDKETKTLQVSDIRADAIKAVSSHYTALFMDGKELADLREAYAIPENTIKDADRMSKMNNFFFWATWATVTERPGQEITYTNNWPAEKLVGNVPTGSLHLWTGFSVIILLVGIGLLAWYYATKRKEDDEEVDVPAVNPLSGVQQTPSMKATLKYFWVVTALILVQIIMGVITAHYGVEGNGFYGLPLADFLPYSVSRTWHIQLAIFWIATSWLATGLFIAPAVSGKEPKYQSLGVNVLFGALLVIVVGSLAGQWMGIMQKLGLAQNFWFGHQGYEYVDLGRFWQIFLFLGLFIWLFLMGRALLPALRQRNENRHLLLMFLIASIAIASFYGAGLMWGQQTHLSVAEYWRWWVVHLWVEGFFEVFATVAIAFIFVRMQLLKASVATSSVLFSTIIFLSGGIIGTFHHLYFTGTPTGVLALGATFSALEVAPLVFMGFEAYHNLKLSRISEWVNAYKWPIYFFIAVAFWNLLGAGIFGFLINPPIALYYMQGLNTTPVHGHTAMFGVYGMLGIGLMLFVLRDMDIKSVWKERPIKIAFWAMNIGLLLMVLISVLPVGLAQTVASVKHGLWYARSAEFLGTPAIETLRWLRAVGDTIFAIGALYLGYFVFGLKGGWSFKK, encoded by the coding sequence ATGAATACAAGAAAACTTTGGATTGGATTTATCCTTGTTATGGTAATCTCCTTTGGAATTTTAGGCTATTATGGCAGGGAAATATATCGCGAAGCCCCTCCTATACCAGAAAAAGTAGTTGACAGTGAGGGGAATTTACTTTTCACCGGACAGAATATTAAGGATGGTCAGAATATTTGGCAATCAATCGGAGGACAAGAAGTAGGGACTGTTTGGGGACATGGGGCATACCAGGCTCCCGATTGGACTGCGGATTGGTTGCACCGCGAAGCAGTGTACATTCTTGAGCGTTTTGCCCAGTTGGAATTTGCTATGGAATACAATAAGCTGGATGAAGAAAAACAAGCTATGCTTCAGATTAGGCTTCAGAAAGAAATGCGAACCAACACCTATGATAAAGAAACTAAAACATTACAAGTATCTGACATTCGGGCTGATGCTATAAAAGCTGTAAGTAGTCATTACACAGCACTGTTTATGGATGGTAAAGAATTGGCTGATTTGCGTGAAGCCTATGCCATTCCAGAAAATACTATAAAAGATGCAGACAGGATGTCTAAAATGAATAACTTTTTCTTTTGGGCAACGTGGGCTACTGTAACCGAACGCCCCGGACAAGAAATTACCTATACAAATAACTGGCCAGCTGAAAAATTAGTGGGTAATGTACCAACCGGCTCCTTGCACCTTTGGACAGGTTTTAGTGTAATTATTCTATTAGTGGGAATTGGTTTATTAGCCTGGTATTATGCCACCAAAAGAAAAGAAGATGATGAAGAAGTGGATGTACCAGCAGTTAACCCCTTGTCGGGTGTTCAACAGACACCGTCGATGAAGGCTACCTTAAAATACTTTTGGGTGGTTACAGCACTAATTCTGGTACAAATAATAATGGGTGTTATTACAGCTCACTATGGCGTTGAAGGGAATGGTTTTTATGGATTACCCCTGGCTGACTTTCTGCCCTATTCTGTATCCAGAACATGGCATATACAATTAGCAATATTTTGGATTGCAACTTCCTGGTTAGCAACAGGATTATTTATTGCGCCTGCTGTTTCAGGGAAAGAACCAAAATATCAAAGCTTAGGCGTAAATGTTTTGTTTGGAGCATTATTAGTGATAGTGGTTGGTTCACTGGCAGGTCAATGGATGGGCATCATGCAAAAATTAGGTTTAGCCCAAAACTTTTGGTTTGGACATCAAGGTTATGAGTATGTTGATTTAGGCCGTTTTTGGCAAATTTTCCTTTTTCTTGGACTATTTATTTGGCTGTTTCTAATGGGCAGAGCCTTATTACCTGCTTTAAGACAGCGGAATGAAAACCGTCATCTATTATTGATGTTTTTAATTGCCTCAATTGCCATTGCATCTTTTTATGGAGCAGGATTGATGTGGGGACAACAGACACACCTATCGGTTGCAGAATATTGGCGTTGGTGGGTTGTTCACCTTTGGGTAGAAGGATTTTTTGAGGTTTTTGCAACTGTTGCCATTGCTTTCATATTTGTTCGAATGCAGTTATTAAAAGCAAGTGTAGCCACATCAAGCGTTCTGTTTTCAACCATAATTTTCCTTTCCGGTGGAATTATTGGAACCTTCCATCATCTCTATTTCACTGGAACACCAACAGGGGTTTTGGCTCTTGGAGCCACATTTAGTGCTTTAGAAGTAGCACCGCTTGTTTTTATGGGTTTTGAAGCATATCACAACTTAAAATTGAGTCGCATAAGCGAATGGGTAAATGCTTACAAATGGCCCATTTACTTTTTTATTGCCGTAGCATTTTGGAATTTATTGGGAGCGGGTATTTTTGGATTCTTAATAAACCCTCCTATTGCTCTATACTACATGCAAGGATTAAATACTACACCTGTTCACGGCCATACTGCCATGTTTGGTGTTTATGGTATGCTTGGAATAGGCTTAATGTTATTTGTATTAAGAGATATGGACATTAAGTCGGTATGGAAAGAAAGGCCAATTAAAATTGCATTTTGGGCTATGAATATTGGATTACTGCTCATGGTACTAATAAGTGTATTGCCTGTAGGTTTAGCACAAACTGTGGCAAGTGTGAAGCATGGTTTATGGTATGCTCGTTCTGCTGAATTTTTAGGAACTCCGGCAATAGAAACCTTACGATGGCTACGCGCAGTTGGTGATACAATTTTTGCCATTGGAGCTTTATATCTGGGTTACTTTGTATTTGGTTTAAAAGGAGGATGGTCTTTTAAGAAATAG
- a CDS encoding type II toxin-antitoxin system RelE/ParE family toxin codes for MERIRSVIAYKGYFKEFLIEQPQRVQDKIFKIIEIIEFQQRIPEKYLKHIEGTKGLYEARINLGSDIWRVFCFFDKGKLVILLNGFQKKSQKTPKSEIDRAEKLMNEYFKEKGE; via the coding sequence ATGGAACGAATTCGGTCAGTCATTGCTTATAAGGGTTATTTCAAGGAATTTCTTATTGAACAGCCTCAAAGAGTTCAAGACAAAATTTTCAAAATCATTGAAATAATTGAATTTCAGCAACGGATTCCAGAAAAGTATCTCAAGCATATTGAAGGAACAAAAGGACTTTACGAGGCAAGAATAAATCTTGGTTCTGATATTTGGCGAGTCTTTTGCTTTTTTGACAAAGGAAAATTAGTGATCCTACTGAATGGATTTCAGAAGAAATCGCAAAAGACACCAAAATCTGAAATTGATAGGGCGGAAAAGTTAATGAATGAGTATTTCAAAGAAAAAGGAGAATGA
- a CDS encoding helix-turn-helix transcriptional regulator, translating to MKNANTTTWTDLKDQVYGKQGTERRDRLDREFKSLRVGLMLREAREKKQMTQDQLGQVIDKKRSFISRIENDASNMTLKTLYDIVEKGLGGKIKIQIEF from the coding sequence ATGAAAAATGCAAACACAACAACCTGGACTGACTTGAAAGACCAAGTATATGGAAAACAAGGAACCGAGCGAAGAGATCGTTTAGACCGGGAATTTAAGTCTTTAAGGGTCGGATTAATGCTCAGAGAAGCAAGAGAAAAAAAACAAATGACCCAAGACCAATTAGGACAGGTTATAGATAAAAAACGGAGTTTTATATCACGTATTGAAAATGACGCAAGTAATATGACATTAAAAACTCTATATGATATAGTGGAGAAAGGACTTGGCGGAAAAATAAAAATACAGATTGAATTTTAA
- a CDS encoding type II toxin-antitoxin system HicA family toxin produces MSKKEKLIARFLTIPSDFHYDEVVKFLGYFDFEEVKKGKTSGSRVKFMNKKGVPIMLHKPHPTGIMKHYQLKQIKEVLGL; encoded by the coding sequence ATGTCTAAGAAAGAAAAACTTATTGCTCGATTTTTAACCATACCATCTGATTTTCATTATGATGAAGTGGTTAAGTTCTTAGGTTACTTTGATTTTGAAGAAGTAAAAAAGGGAAAAACTTCCGGTTCAAGAGTTAAGTTCATGAACAAGAAAGGAGTCCCGATTATGTTACACAAACCCCATCCAACGGGAATAATGAAACACTATCAGCTAAAACAAATTAAGGAGGTATTAGGATTATGA
- a CDS encoding type II toxin-antitoxin system HicB family antitoxin — MKNLEYKGYTGSIEYSKEDDLLFGKVLGINGLISYEGKTGNELETDFKEAIDTYLTDCKSDGVTPEKPFKGSFNVRVSPRLHQKAALLAMEDKMSLNSFVAESIRERIFKETGSQI, encoded by the coding sequence ATGAAAAACTTAGAATACAAAGGCTACACAGGTAGTATTGAATACAGCAAAGAAGATGATTTGCTGTTTGGGAAAGTGCTTGGTATTAACGGTCTTATATCTTATGAAGGAAAGACTGGCAATGAATTAGAGACGGATTTTAAAGAGGCTATTGATACTTACTTGACTGACTGTAAGAGTGATGGAGTTACTCCGGAGAAACCTTTTAAAGGAAGCTTTAATGTAAGGGTATCACCAAGGCTTCATCAAAAAGCGGCTTTACTGGCAATGGAAGATAAAATGTCGTTAAATAGCTTTGTTGCAGAATCCATAAGAGAAAGAATCTTTAAAGAAACCGGAAGTCAGATTTAA